The Pseudoliparis swirei isolate HS2019 ecotype Mariana Trench chromosome 16, NWPU_hadal_v1, whole genome shotgun sequence genome includes a window with the following:
- the LOC130206698 gene encoding cytochrome b5, protein MTSPRTGSAAPLPVTTRQLSRDAMEEQQETSPEAVKYFRLSEVEEQNTFKSTWIVINNKVYDVTRFLEEHPGGEEVLREQAGGDATESFEDVGHSSDAREMSLSMVIGELHPDDRDKTKLEETLVTTLKDNPSWWTNWLIPVLAAGAVTLMYRLYNTESE, encoded by the exons ACGTCACCGCGAACAGGCTCCGCGGCTCCTCTCCCCGTCACAACTCGCCAGCTTTCCCGAGACGcgatggaggagcagcaggaaacGAGTCCGGAAGCGGTGAAATATTTCCGTCTgtcggaggtggaggagcagaacaCGTTCAAGTCCACGTGGATCGTCATCAACAACAAGGTGTACGACGTCACCAGGTtcctggaggag CAccccggaggagaggaggtgctgagggAGCAGGCGGGAGGAGACGCCACCGAGAGCTTCGAGGACGTCGGACACTCGAGCGACGCCAGAGAGATGTCTCTGAGCATGGTGATCGGGGAGCTGCacccg gaCGACCGAGACAAGACCAAACTTGAA GAAACACTGGTGACCACGCTGAAGGACAatcccag TTGGTGGACTAACTGGCTGATCCCGGTTCTGGCAGCCGGCGCCGTCACGCTGATGTACCGCCTCTACAACACAGAGAGCgagtga
- the ppp1r3g gene encoding protein phosphatase 1 regulatory subunit 3G — MTNGLEEQEEQQEEQEGDLDDEVDASHLRFMRDRRRARSLPALLVPGSGGRKRVKFADSMGLDLASVKHFSSLEDPQIPSTVLTRHQSFLPRQQDLLSFRPSAHADRLVACFAEPRDAALCVARLRVCLEKVSISQFDVRGHIRVLTRCVQKEVGLRYTFNDWLSYVDAQVVPATAPGAAGERFSFTVYTPPVTVPRAAAAAVHFAVYVRSEEGEFWDNCEGRNYTLRYRTPRPAPDL, encoded by the coding sequence ATGACGAACggcctggaggagcaggaggagcagcaggaggagcaggagggagaccTGGACGACGAGGTGGACGCGTCTCACCTGAGGTTCATGAGGGACCGGAGGAGAGCCCGGTCCCTGCCCGCGCTCCTGGTCCCCGGCAGCGGCGGGAGGAAGCGCGTGAAGTTCGCCGACTCCATGGGGCTGGACCTGGCCAGCGTCAAGCACTTCAGCTCCCTGGAGGACCCGCAGATCCCGAGCACCGTCCTGACCCGGCACCAGAGCTTCCTGCCGCGGCAGCAGGACCTCCTGAGCTTCAGGCCCAGCGCGCACGCGGACCGGCTGGTGGCCTGCTTCGCGGAGCCGCGCGACGCGGCGCTGTGCGTCGCGCGGCTCCGCGTCTGCCTGGAGAAGGTCTCCATCAGCCAGTTCGACGTGCGGGGCCACATCCGGGTCCTGACCCGCTGCGTCCAGAAGGAGGTCGGGTTGAGGTACACCTTCAACGACTGGCTCTCCTACGTGGACGCGCAGGTCGTGCCCGCGACCGCGCCGGGCGCCGCGGGGGAGCGCTTCAGCTTCACCGTGTACACGCCGCCCGTCACGGTGccgcgcgccgccgccgccgccgtgcacTTCGCCGTGTACGTGCGCAGCGAGGAGGGCGAGTTCTGGGACAACTGCGAGGGGAGGAACTACACGCTGCGGTACCGGACCCCGAGACCGGCACCGGACCTCTAG
- the LOC130206702 gene encoding LYR motif-containing protein 4, with amino-acid sequence MAASVRAQVISLYRALLAESKSFPSYNYRTYAVRRVRDAFRANRKVKDPQAVERLMVEGQQTLALIQRQVSIGKMYETQKNVVED; translated from the exons ATGGCGGCGTCCGTGCGAGCGCAGGTGATCTCTCTGTACCGCGCGCTGCTGGCGGAGAGCAAGAGCTTCCCCTCCTACAACTACAG gaccTATGCAGTGCGGCGGGTGCGAGATGCCTTCAGGGCCAACCGTAAAGTGAAGGATCCACAAGCTGTGGAGAGACTAATGGTGGAGGGACAGCAGACACTGGCACTGAtacagagacag GTTTCCATCGGGAAGATGTACGAGACCCAGAAGAACGTGGTGGAGGACTGA